A DNA window from Synchiropus splendidus isolate RoL2022-P1 chromosome 2, RoL_Sspl_1.0, whole genome shotgun sequence contains the following coding sequences:
- the zglp1 gene encoding GATA-type zinc finger protein 1, with product MEQDPSKSSLFYLFQEVSNLQLPGHDNFLDSNFHSTWLNKSTTGSLTVPKMEVDIREGCCQQCPECVMPCQEAVEIGSEDSYLGEQGSECSSPWKVLSLINLQCERLMHDRDGGEMCGRKFAKSAVKPRRKTDQTVESTFEPHHLSSRTQNGGIQLLTAAQPEQVTSSDVANKCEMVCTVTESIPDTTRITLPSMKKAADMPDSAQTQDHNSNHVYVTERLLEFSLPPNASSSSSNHTSELLVVTHSHKLSPEPKCSPLPMEESQWRPQEETFTPGFTKEENHLPPSSSNGSPKSSRRSKTQRKQSNPTRSVSLQDANVQGVAFTMDAHLDESKEHCRLLITSKYSEKLLRRARRTRRRTRTAITLKTSSSDEGSDMTNATRGGKVCASCCTKKTPMWRDADDGTPLCNACGIRYKKYRVRCGNCWHIPRKENNSNSCCLKCGTSVRSMGGSKRSEH from the exons ATGGAACAAGACCCCTCCAAGTCTTCGCTCTTCTACCTTTTCCAGGAGGTTTCCAACTTGCAGCTTCCGGGCCATGACAACTTTCTCGACTCAAACTTTCACTCCACGTGGCTCAACAAATCCACCACAGGCAGCTTAACTGTCCCAAAGATGGAGGTTGATATTCGCGAGGGCTGCTGTCAACAGTGCCCTGAATGTGTGATGCCTTGCCAAGAAGCCGTCGAGATCGGCTCGGAGGATTCGTATTTGGGTGAGCAGGGTTCTGAATGCAGTAGCCCCTGGAAAGTTCTGAGTCTCATCAACCTGCAGTGTGAGAGGCTCATGCATGAtagagatggaggagagatgtGCGGCAGGAAATTTGCCAAGTCAGCAGTGAAGCCCAGACGGAAGACGGATCAGACTGTGGAATCAACATTTGAACCTCATCACCTGTCTAGTCGTACTCAGAATGGAGGCATTCAGCTCCtcacagcagcgcagccagAACAAGTGACGTCTTCCGATGTAGCCAATAAGTGTGAGATGGTTTGTACTGTCACTGAAAGCATCCCTGACACCACCCGTATCACCTTGCCTTCAATGAAGAAAGCAGCCGACATGCCAGACTCTGCACAAACTCAGGACCACAACAGCAACCATGTTTACGTGACTGAGCGCCTTCTTGAGTTCAGTCTGCCGCCAAAcgcatcatcctcatcatcaaacCACACTTCAGAGCTCTTAGTGGTGACACACAGTCACAAACTCTCCCCTGAGCCAAAATGTTCTCCGCTTCCAATGGAGGAGTCCCAGTGGAGACCCCAGGAAGAAACCTTCACCCCTGGATTTACTAAAGAAGAGAACCATCTGCCTCCATCTTCCAGCAACGGTTCTCCCAAGTCATCGCGAAGATCCAAAACTCAAAGAAAACAGTCCAACCCCACTCGCAGTGTGAGTCTCCAGGATGCGAATGTCCAGGGAGTGGCGTTCACGATGGACGCCCATTTGGATGAAAGCAAGGAACACTGTCGTCTCCTCATCACTTCAAAATACAG TGAGAAGCTCCTGAGGCGTGCTCGCAGGACACGGAGAAGGACTCGGACAGCCATAACTCTGAAAACAAGCAGCTCAGACGAAGGAAGTGACATGACAAACGCCACCAGAG gtGGTAAAGTGTGTGCGTCATGCTGCACCAAAAAGACTCCAATGTGGAGAGATGCCGACGATGGGACTCCTCTCTGCAACGCCTGTGGGATAAG GTACAAGAAGTACAGAGTGCGCTGTGGGAACTGCTGGCACATTCCTCGGAAAGAGAACAACTCTAATTCATGCTGCCTGAAGTGTGGAACTTCTGTGAGGTCTATGGGAGGAAGCAAACGTAGCGAACATTAG
- the LOC128754394 gene encoding ferredoxin-2, mitochondrial-like: MAACATVWTSMGLTLRLARVLPDCHACGLSTLSANYLTNPHTRASFDRLRTISRHLQTSIGLHHSEETGDSEKPGEVVNVVYINRSGQRIPVKAKVGDNVLYLAHKHGIELEGACEASLACSTCQVYVSAAHFDKLPEPDEREDDMLDMAPMLQENSRLGCQIILTPELDGIELTLPKVTRNFYVDGHVPKPH, from the exons ATGGCGGCTTGTGCAACGGTCTGGACGAGCATGGGTCTGACTTTGAGACTCGCTCGCGTTCTTCCGGACTGTCACGCGTGTGGTTTGTCCACATTAAGTGCCAACTATCTGACCAATCCACACACACGGGCCTCATTTGACCGCTTGAGGACAATCAGCAGGCATTTACAGACAAGCATAG GTCTTCACCACAGCGAAGAAACCGGCGACTCCGAAAAACCCGGAGAAGT GGTGAATGTGGTTTATATAAACCGGTCCGGCCAAAGGATTCCAGTCAAAGCCAAAGTAGGAGACAATGTTCTCTACCTGGCTCACAAACATGGGATTGAACTAGAAG GAGCTTGTGAGGCCTCTCTTGCCTGCTCAACCTGCCAAGTCTACGTCAGCGCTGCTCATTTTGATAAGCTACCTGAACCAGATGAGAG GGAGGATGACATGCTGGACATGGCCCCCATGCTTCAGGAGAACTCTCGACTGGGATGTCAGATTATCCTCACTCCGGAACTTGATGGCATTGAGCTGACTTTGCCCAAAGTCACTCGGAACTTTTACGTGGACGGGCACGTACCCAAACCTCACTGA